A window from Neobacillus sp. PS3-40 encodes these proteins:
- a CDS encoding tRNA1(Val) (adenine(37)-N6)-methyltransferase, with translation MVNLKEDERLDYLLAEELRIIQSPSVFSFSLDAVLLAKFVYVPIQKGNLIDLCSGNGVIPLFLSTRTKGHITGVEIQERLFDMAQRSIDYNGLKERLHMICGDINNMPKEMGHGKFDIVTCNPPYFITPSSEEINLNEHLAIARHEILCTLDDAIRVSSQLVRTGGKVAFVHRPDRLIDIITYMRQYRLEPKRVQFVHPKNGKDANMILVEATKDGNTGLKILPPLVVYNEDNEYTPEIREILYGNK, from the coding sequence ATGGTGAATTTGAAAGAGGATGAACGTTTAGACTACTTGCTTGCTGAAGAATTAAGGATCATTCAAAGTCCGTCCGTATTTTCCTTTTCCCTTGATGCTGTACTACTTGCAAAGTTTGTATATGTCCCCATTCAAAAGGGAAACTTAATAGACTTATGTAGCGGCAATGGAGTGATTCCATTATTTTTAAGTACACGTACAAAAGGGCATATTACGGGAGTTGAAATTCAAGAGCGATTATTTGATATGGCCCAAAGAAGTATTGACTATAATGGGCTCAAAGAGCGTCTTCACATGATTTGTGGGGATATAAACAACATGCCTAAGGAAATGGGCCATGGGAAGTTTGATATTGTAACGTGCAATCCCCCTTATTTTATTACACCCTCAAGTGAAGAGATCAATTTAAATGAGCACCTTGCTATTGCACGTCATGAAATTTTATGCACACTTGATGATGCAATCCGTGTTTCGAGTCAATTGGTCAGGACAGGAGGAAAGGTAGCTTTTGTCCACCGTCCAGACCGATTGATTGACATTATTACTTATATGCGGCAATATCGGCTTGAACCGAAGCGGGTTCAATTTGTCCATCCTAAGAATGGCAAGGATGCAAATATGATATTGGTGGAGGCAACAAAAGATGGAAATACTGGTCTGAAAATATTACCCCCACTTGTTGTCTATAATGAGGATAATGAATATACCCCTGAAATAAGAGAGATTTTATATGGAAACAAATGA
- a CDS encoding aminotransferase class I/II-fold pyridoxal phosphate-dependent enzyme yields MNQYKTPLCDALFQHIKRDPISFHVPGHKYGEVFRSAEKARFQSLLKIDATELSGLDDLHSPEGVILESEALLADLYKIKKSFFLVNGSTGGNLTMVMSTCVEGSHVLVQRNCHKSILNALKLAKVHPIFLEPEFDYDWKIATSVTPQTVKDAIALYPDAKAVILTYPNYYGMAYDLEGIIKHAHHHRIPVLVDEAHGPHFIFGEPMPKSAVQLGADLVVQSAHKLLPAMTMGSYLHFNSGLIDLHMVKEYLQIFQSSSPSYPIMASLDLARSYLATYQREDIDYILKEIQQFKEDLNGIPGIRVLDYLGKGDPLKVTIQSTCGLSGFELQRKFEEVGVFTELADPLNVLFVLPLLKADQSYPFAEAATKIKGSLKDIPFYPIKDFAPMHNNRISGLSFSYQEMQGLEKVEMPITEAIGKVAAEMIIPYPPGIPLLLVGERITQERIESLIRLIESGAKFQGSRDLKKGLINVF; encoded by the coding sequence ATGAATCAATATAAAACACCTTTATGTGATGCATTATTCCAACATATTAAGAGAGATCCAATTTCATTTCATGTACCCGGTCATAAATATGGTGAAGTTTTCAGATCAGCAGAAAAGGCTAGGTTTCAATCATTATTAAAAATTGATGCCACTGAACTGTCCGGTTTAGATGATTTGCATTCACCAGAAGGGGTAATATTAGAATCAGAGGCACTTCTAGCCGATCTGTATAAAATAAAAAAAAGCTTTTTTCTAGTGAATGGTTCAACGGGTGGGAATTTAACTATGGTGATGTCAACGTGTGTGGAAGGTAGTCATGTCCTTGTTCAGCGGAATTGCCATAAATCTATCTTGAATGCCTTAAAGTTAGCGAAGGTACATCCGATTTTTTTGGAACCAGAGTTTGACTATGATTGGAAGATTGCTACCTCTGTAACTCCGCAAACAGTTAAAGATGCAATTGCATTATATCCAGATGCGAAAGCAGTTATTTTAACGTATCCCAACTATTACGGAATGGCATATGATTTAGAGGGTATTATCAAGCATGCACATCACCACAGGATACCTGTCCTAGTGGATGAAGCACATGGGCCACATTTTATCTTTGGTGAGCCTATGCCGAAATCAGCTGTTCAGCTAGGGGCTGATCTGGTAGTGCAATCGGCGCATAAATTACTGCCAGCCATGACAATGGGTTCTTATTTACACTTTAATAGTGGTTTAATCGATCTACATATGGTGAAGGAATATTTGCAAATTTTTCAATCAAGTAGCCCATCATACCCGATTATGGCCTCTTTGGACTTGGCGAGAAGCTACTTGGCTACATATCAACGTGAGGATATAGATTACATATTAAAAGAAATACAACAATTTAAGGAAGATCTTAATGGAATCCCTGGTATAAGGGTCTTAGATTATTTAGGAAAAGGTGATCCTTTAAAGGTAACAATTCAGTCGACTTGTGGATTAAGTGGTTTTGAACTTCAAAGGAAGTTTGAAGAAGTGGGAGTTTTTACAGAGCTTGCGGATCCTTTAAATGTCTTGTTTGTCCTGCCACTTTTAAAAGCAGATCAAAGTTACCCGTTTGCTGAAGCTGCTACAAAAATAAAGGGAAGTTTAAAGGATATTCCGTTTTATCCAATAAAAGATTTTGCACCCATGCACAATAATAGAATATCTGGTTTATCATTTTCCTACCAAGAGATGCAAGGATTAGAAAAAGTAGAGATGCCTATTACTGAAGCAATTGGAAAGGTTGCAGCCGAAATGATCATTCCCTATCCACCTGGTATTCCGTTGCTACTAGTAGGGGAAAGGATCACACAGGAGAGGATAGAAAGCCTAATAAGATTAATTGAGAGCGGCGCGAAATTTCAAGGTAGCAGAGACCTCAAAAAGGGCTTAATAAATGTTTTTTAA
- a CDS encoding cyclic-di-AMP receptor: MKLIMAVVQDQDSNRLSKVLVENNFRATKLATTGGFLKSGNTTFMIGTEDSRVERALQIIKENCRSREQLVAPVSPMGGNADSYVPYPVEVEVGGATVFVLPIEQFLQF, encoded by the coding sequence GTGAAATTAATAATGGCTGTTGTTCAGGATCAAGATAGCAATCGATTATCTAAAGTGTTGGTAGAGAATAATTTCAGGGCTACAAAGTTGGCGACGACAGGTGGATTTTTGAAGTCAGGGAATACGACTTTTATGATTGGTACGGAAGATAGTAGGGTAGAACGAGCTTTGCAGATAATTAAAGAAAATTGCAGGTCAAGGGAACAACTAGTGGCACCCGTTTCCCCGATGGGAGGGAATGCAGATTCTTATGTTCCCTATCCAGTTGAAGTCGAGGTAGGCGGGGCAACAGTATTTGTCCTTCCTATTGAACAGTTTCTCCAATTTTAA
- the holB gene encoding DNA polymerase III subunit delta' produces MVKTWDQLEKIQPTILKMMKNSLLKDRVAHAYLLEGMRGTGKQETGMLIAKVLLCVSPVDGYLPCEACINCKRINSGNHPDVHVIEPDGLSIKKQQIKELQGEFSKKGVESSKKIYMIVHADKMSVSASNSLLKFLEEPSSQTVAFLVTEQYQKMLPTILSRCQILSFKPLLPHIMAQELIENGVEPSNARLLVHLTNNLDEAIALNVDDWFAQAQKIVLKLYKMLEKNPLEAMVTLQGDWYPHFKEKEQIDRGLDLLLLIFKDLLYIQIGKEEQIVFIKEKEQLEQFALRASSQSLTNQMVAILDAKRKLQANMNPQLLMEQLVLKLQEGSSFV; encoded by the coding sequence TTGGTAAAAACATGGGATCAACTTGAGAAAATACAGCCAACCATACTGAAGATGATGAAGAATAGTTTGTTGAAGGACAGGGTGGCCCATGCATATCTACTAGAAGGGATGCGGGGGACTGGGAAGCAAGAAACAGGTATGTTAATTGCAAAAGTTTTGCTTTGCGTGTCTCCTGTCGATGGGTATCTCCCTTGTGAAGCTTGTATTAATTGCAAACGGATCAACAGTGGAAATCATCCAGATGTTCATGTGATAGAACCTGATGGGTTATCGATAAAGAAACAACAAATTAAAGAGTTGCAAGGTGAGTTTTCTAAAAAGGGGGTAGAATCCTCAAAGAAAATTTATATGATTGTCCATGCAGATAAGATGTCTGTAAGTGCTTCTAATAGTCTGTTGAAATTTTTAGAAGAGCCTAGTTCGCAAACTGTGGCATTCTTAGTAACTGAACAATATCAAAAAATGTTACCTACTATTCTTTCTAGATGCCAGATCTTGTCTTTTAAGCCTTTGCTACCTCATATAATGGCTCAAGAATTGATAGAAAATGGGGTTGAGCCGTCGAATGCACGATTACTTGTACATTTGACAAATAATTTAGATGAAGCAATTGCATTAAATGTTGATGATTGGTTTGCACAAGCCCAAAAAATAGTGTTAAAATTATATAAAATGTTGGAAAAAAATCCGCTCGAGGCAATGGTCACTCTTCAAGGGGATTGGTATCCGCATTTTAAAGAGAAAGAACAAATTGATCGTGGTTTAGATCTTTTACTTCTTATTTTTAAGGATTTATTATATATACAAATAGGTAAAGAAGAACAGATCGTTTTTATAAAGGAAAAGGAACAACTTGAACAATTTGCTTTAAGAGCGTCTTCTCAGAGTTTAACCAACCAGATGGTAGCAATTCTTGATGCAAAAAGAAAGCTGCAAGCCAATATGAATCCTCAGCTGTTGATGGAACAGCTTGTGTTAAAATTGCAGGAGGGATCTTCATTTGTATGA
- a CDS encoding YbaB/EbfC family nucleoid-associated protein codes for MQRGGMGNMQNMMKQMQKMQKKMQEAQEELGEKKIEGTAGGGMVSVTITGQKEVVEVKINPEAVDPEDVEMLQDLVLAATNDALKKVDELTNNTMGQFTKGMNLPF; via the coding sequence ATGCAACGTGGTGGAATGGGAAATATGCAAAATATGATGAAGCAAATGCAAAAAATGCAAAAGAAAATGCAAGAGGCACAAGAAGAGTTAGGAGAGAAAAAGATTGAAGGAACTGCCGGAGGTGGCATGGTTTCGGTTACGATAACTGGCCAAAAGGAAGTAGTAGAAGTAAAAATTAATCCGGAAGCAGTTGACCCGGAAGATGTAGAAATGCTGCAAGATCTTGTTTTAGCTGCAACTAATGATGCACTTAAAAAAGTTGATGAACTAACAAATAATACGATGGGGCAATTTACAAAAGGAATGAATTTGCCTTTTTAA
- the recR gene encoding recombination mediator RecR, producing MHYPEPISKLIESFMKLPGIGPKTAARLAFFVLSMKEDTVLDFAKALVDAKRNLTYCSVCGHITDQDPCYICEDTRRDKSIICVVQDPKDVIAMEKMKEYNGLYHVLHGAISPMDGIGPEDINIPDLLKRLQDEAVQEVILATNPNIEGEATAMYISRLLKPSGIMVTRIAHGLPVGGDLEYADEVTLSKAIEGRRKF from the coding sequence ATGCATTATCCTGAACCGATATCTAAGCTGATTGAAAGTTTTATGAAATTGCCAGGTATCGGCCCAAAAACGGCCGCTCGTCTAGCTTTTTTTGTCTTAAGTATGAAAGAAGACACTGTACTTGATTTTGCAAAAGCTTTAGTAGATGCAAAGCGTAATCTTACTTATTGCTCTGTTTGTGGTCATATTACTGACCAGGACCCGTGTTATATTTGTGAAGATACGCGCAGGGATAAAAGTATTATCTGTGTTGTTCAAGATCCAAAAGATGTTATAGCGATGGAAAAAATGAAAGAATACAATGGGTTATACCATGTTTTACATGGTGCTATATCACCGATGGACGGGATTGGCCCAGAGGATATTAATATTCCAGACTTACTAAAAAGGCTGCAGGATGAAGCTGTTCAGGAAGTAATTTTAGCGACAAATCCAAATATTGAAGGGGAAGCTACGGCGATGTATATATCGCGATTGTTGAAACCATCAGGGATTATGGTTACTAGAATTGCTCATGGTCTTCCAGTAGGTGGAGATCTAGAATATGCTGATGAGGTTACCCTGTCTAAAGCAATAGAAGGCCGAAGAAAATTTTAA
- a CDS encoding stage 0 sporulation family protein, giving the protein MYDVVGVRFKKAGKIYYFEPGDLSIQKDDFVIVETVRGVEYGKVVIARKQVGEHDVVLPLKKVVRIADQKDRMIVEENKQAANEAYTVCNEKVIEHQLDMKLVDVEYTFDRNKVIFYFTADGRVDFRELVKDLAAIFRTRIELRQIGVRDEAKMLGGIGPCGRMLCCSTFLGDFDPVSIKMAKDQNLSLNPTKISGLCGRLMCCLKYENDEYEAAKQQLPDLGEVIDTPLGSGKVVGLNLLERVLQVEIKELERVLEYTLDEIIKEGAFSIPSTD; this is encoded by the coding sequence TTGTATGATGTAGTCGGAGTACGCTTTAAAAAGGCGGGGAAAATCTATTATTTTGAACCCGGAGATCTCTCGATTCAAAAAGACGACTTTGTAATTGTTGAAACTGTTCGAGGTGTAGAATACGGAAAAGTCGTAATTGCCCGCAAACAAGTTGGAGAACACGATGTTGTACTTCCTTTGAAAAAAGTCGTTAGAATTGCTGATCAAAAGGATCGAATGATTGTAGAGGAAAATAAACAGGCAGCCAATGAAGCATATACGGTATGCAATGAAAAAGTAATCGAACATCAACTAGATATGAAACTGGTAGATGTTGAATATACATTTGACCGCAACAAAGTCATATTCTATTTTACAGCAGATGGAAGAGTTGATTTCCGTGAGCTTGTAAAAGATTTAGCGGCAATTTTCCGAACACGCATCGAATTACGACAAATAGGCGTTCGGGATGAAGCTAAGATGCTTGGAGGAATTGGTCCATGTGGTAGAATGCTATGCTGTTCCACCTTTTTAGGTGACTTTGACCCAGTTTCCATAAAAATGGCGAAAGACCAAAATCTCTCTTTAAACCCAACAAAAATTTCGGGTTTATGCGGACGACTTATGTGTTGCTTGAAATATGAGAATGATGAATATGAAGCAGCTAAACAACAGTTACCTGATCTTGGAGAGGTAATAGATACTCCTCTTGGCTCAGGGAAAGTGGTAGGATTAAATTTATTAGAGCGGGTACTACAGGTGGAGATTAAAGAACTGGAACGAGTTCTAGAATACACACTAGATGAAATAATTAAAGAGGGTGCCTTTTCTATACCATCCACAGATTAA
- a CDS encoding pro-sigmaK processing inhibitor BofA family protein, whose product MEPIVVITVLGSLILLLLFSGAPFKLVRFIGQTAIKLLIGSLFLFFLNVAGTKYGVHVPINFATSAVSGFLGIPGLFALVAIQKWIL is encoded by the coding sequence TTGGAACCAATTGTTGTAATTACTGTTTTAGGAAGTCTTATTCTGTTGTTATTATTTTCAGGGGCACCGTTTAAACTAGTTAGATTTATAGGGCAAACTGCGATAAAATTGTTAATTGGCTCATTATTTCTATTCTTTTTGAATGTTGCTGGCACTAAATATGGTGTACATGTGCCGATTAATTTTGCTACATCTGCTGTGTCGGGATTTCTTGGAATCCCTGGTTTATTTGCTCTTGTTGCTATCCAAAAATGGATTCTTTAG
- the yabA gene encoding DNA replication initiation control protein YabA yields the protein MDKKEIFDSVSNMETQIGNLYQRLGELKQHLAEILEENNSLKIENGLLRRRLESTSEKKNEAPGDKKGVSQETDRDKLFDIGEGYDNLARIYQEGFHICNLHFGSLRKDGDCLFCLSFLNKK from the coding sequence GTGGATAAAAAAGAAATTTTTGATTCTGTAAGTAATATGGAAACACAAATTGGCAATCTATATCAACGGCTTGGAGAATTAAAGCAGCACTTGGCTGAAATCCTCGAAGAAAACAATTCTCTGAAAATTGAGAATGGTCTTTTGCGACGTCGATTGGAATCAACTTCAGAAAAAAAGAATGAAGCTCCAGGAGATAAAAAAGGGGTTAGTCAGGAAACAGATAGGGACAAGTTGTTTGATATAGGTGAGGGCTATGATAATCTTGCCCGTATTTACCAGGAGGGTTTTCATATTTGTAACCTTCACTTTGGTAGCCTGCGTAAGGATGGAGATTGTTTGTTCTGTCTATCCTTTTTAAACAAGAAATAA
- a CDS encoding sigma factor G inhibitor Gin, whose product MEVEELSSLLAHSQFGETCVICEQLKPNGIHLYTSFICEKCEKDIIRAKTNDPRYKFYLKQLKKVTTPEIFS is encoded by the coding sequence ATGGAGGTGGAGGAATTGAGTTCGCTGTTAGCACATAGTCAGTTTGGGGAAACGTGCGTTATTTGTGAGCAACTAAAGCCAAATGGTATACATCTATACACTTCATTTATTTGTGAAAAATGTGAAAAAGATATAATTAGAGCAAAAACAAATGATCCGAGATATAAATTTTATCTTAAACAGCTAAAAAAAGTCACGACACCTGAAATTTTTTCATAA
- the tmk gene encoding dTMP kinase — MTKGIFITFEGPEGAGKTTIIQMIAEQFDNVLLTREPGGIDIAEQIRKVILDKGNTAMDPRTEALLYAAARRQHLIEKVKPALDEGKLVFCDRFVDSSLAYQGHARGLGIEEVFDINQFAIEHMMPDLTLYFDIEPELGLKRINSHSGREVNRLDLEKIEFHQKVREGYHLLLAQFPKRIIKIDASLPLEEVFQKTICIINERIKNL, encoded by the coding sequence ATGACAAAAGGAATTTTTATTACATTTGAAGGCCCAGAGGGTGCTGGAAAAACAACCATAATTCAAATGATAGCTGAACAATTCGATAATGTGCTTCTTACAAGAGAACCGGGTGGAATTGATATAGCTGAACAAATAAGAAAAGTAATACTAGATAAGGGAAATACAGCCATGGATCCCCGTACAGAGGCATTACTCTATGCAGCTGCACGGAGGCAGCATCTGATTGAAAAGGTAAAGCCTGCCCTTGATGAGGGGAAATTGGTCTTTTGTGATCGGTTTGTTGATAGCTCCTTAGCTTATCAGGGTCATGCACGAGGATTAGGAATTGAAGAAGTATTTGATATTAATCAATTTGCCATTGAGCACATGATGCCTGATTTGACTCTCTACTTTGATATTGAACCAGAATTGGGATTAAAGCGAATCAATAGTCATAGTGGAAGGGAAGTTAATCGATTAGATCTAGAAAAAATAGAATTCCACCAAAAGGTGAGAGAAGGGTATCACCTTTTGCTGGCACAGTTCCCTAAAAGAATCATCAAAATAGATGCCTCACTCCCACTAGAAGAAGTTTTTCAAAAGACTATTTGTATTATCAATGAACGAATAAAAAATCTTTAA
- the dnaX gene encoding DNA polymerase III subunit gamma/tau — MAYQALYRVWRPQQFFDVVGQEHVTKTLQNALLQQKISHAYLFSGPRGTGKTSAAKILAKAVNCEMAPISEPCNECAACKGITNGTISDVIEIDAASNNGVEEIRDIRDKVKYAPSVVKYKVYIIDEVHMLSIGAFNALLKTLEEPPKHVIFILATTEPHKIPLTIISRCQRYDFKRITAQAIVNRMKLIVEETGIDCEETALQIIARAAEGGMRDALSLLDQAISFSQGCVSYEDALTVTGSVSQGFLNQIAKAICEKDVLTGLETLEELLYQGKDPSRFIEDFILFYRDMLLYKTAPSLEESLERVLLDDDFQKIAEFIHAEQIYQLIDILNKTQTEMRWTNHSKIFLEVAIVRLCQMEERKTQQVQTNEIGQLLTRIEQLELELRELKINGVAIPQDAIVQKPAQRVSRRGFQPPVGKINEVLSLATKNDLNQIKSQWGKMLSKLMKSHAALLNEAEPIAASTTAFIIKFKHEIHCQMAMENNSFIEKISTIFQELNGHKLSVLGVPEEQWLTIRESFLNSHQTHDGEETEVKNEEDPLVSEAKKQFGAEFIEIVD; from the coding sequence TTGGCATATCAAGCATTATACCGTGTTTGGCGTCCGCAACAATTTTTTGATGTAGTTGGACAAGAGCATGTGACAAAGACATTGCAAAACGCCCTGCTCCAACAAAAAATATCGCATGCCTATCTTTTTTCTGGTCCAAGGGGAACAGGAAAAACAAGTGCGGCAAAGATTTTGGCGAAAGCGGTAAACTGTGAAATGGCTCCTATCTCAGAGCCATGCAATGAATGTGCTGCGTGTAAGGGTATTACAAACGGAACAATCTCAGATGTCATTGAAATTGATGCTGCATCAAACAATGGGGTTGAAGAAATACGTGATATACGTGACAAGGTTAAATATGCACCGAGTGTGGTGAAATACAAGGTTTATATAATAGACGAAGTACATATGCTTTCCATTGGAGCGTTTAATGCTTTGTTAAAAACACTTGAAGAGCCACCTAAGCATGTTATCTTCATCTTGGCTACAACCGAGCCACATAAAATCCCGCTTACAATAATCTCTAGGTGTCAACGATATGACTTTAAACGAATAACCGCACAAGCGATTGTTAACCGTATGAAATTGATTGTGGAAGAGACAGGGATTGATTGTGAGGAAACTGCGCTGCAAATTATTGCAAGGGCAGCAGAAGGCGGAATGAGGGATGCGCTAAGCTTATTAGACCAAGCTATCTCATTTAGCCAAGGTTGTGTTTCATATGAGGATGCCTTAACTGTTACGGGCTCCGTGTCACAAGGTTTCTTGAACCAAATAGCAAAGGCTATTTGTGAAAAAGACGTTTTGACTGGGTTAGAAACCCTTGAGGAGTTACTCTATCAAGGAAAGGATCCATCCCGCTTTATCGAGGATTTTATTTTGTTTTATCGGGATATGCTGCTTTATAAAACAGCCCCGTCCCTTGAAGAGTCTCTGGAAAGAGTTTTACTTGATGATGATTTTCAAAAGATAGCTGAATTCATTCATGCAGAACAAATATATCAGTTGATTGATATCTTAAATAAAACTCAGACAGAAATGCGTTGGACAAATCACTCAAAAATATTTCTTGAAGTAGCAATAGTGAGATTGTGCCAAATGGAGGAAAGAAAGACCCAACAAGTTCAAACAAATGAAATTGGGCAGCTCCTCACACGGATTGAACAACTTGAACTGGAGCTTCGTGAATTAAAAATTAACGGAGTGGCAATTCCCCAAGATGCCATCGTTCAAAAGCCGGCACAACGCGTCTCTAGACGGGGATTTCAGCCTCCCGTCGGTAAAATTAACGAAGTATTGAGCCTTGCTACCAAAAATGATTTAAATCAAATTAAAAGCCAATGGGGCAAAATGTTATCCAAGTTAATGAAGTCACATGCAGCATTGTTAAATGAAGCAGAACCAATTGCTGCTTCAACCACTGCTTTTATTATCAAGTTTAAACATGAAATTCACTGCCAGATGGCAATGGAAAATAACAGTTTTATTGAAAAGATAAGTACTATATTTCAAGAGCTGAATGGACATAAATTATCTGTTCTAGGTGTACCGGAAGAACAATGGTTAACCATTCGGGAGAGTTTTTTGAACAGTCACCAGACTCACGATGGCGAAGAAACTGAAGTGAAAAATGAGGAAGATCCTCTTGTTTCGGAGGCGAAAAAACAGTTTGGTGCTGAATTTATAGAAATAGTTGACTAA
- a CDS encoding YaaL family protein produces MFFRRKGWLRKEFDEKLINSMNEYKNDWQQQKMLLDKSFDPSEEVICQTKLAEVKYFFLLKEAKQRNITLKGY; encoded by the coding sequence ATGTTTTTTCGGCGAAAAGGTTGGCTTCGAAAAGAATTCGATGAAAAGCTAATAAATAGTATGAATGAGTATAAAAATGATTGGCAACAGCAAAAAATGCTTCTAGATAAAAGCTTTGATCCTTCTGAAGAGGTTATTTGCCAAACGAAGCTTGCGGAAGTTAAATACTTTTTTCTTCTTAAGGAAGCGAAACAGAGAAACATAACCTTAAAAGGGTATTAA